Proteins encoded together in one Bosea sp. (in: a-proteobacteria) window:
- the obgE gene encoding GTPase ObgE, whose protein sequence is MKFLDQAKIYVKAGDGGAGCVSFRREKFIEFGGPNGGDGGRGGDIVVECVQGLNTLIDFRFRQHFKAKTGEHGMGKDRHGANSPPVVLKVPPGTEILDEDGETKIADLTEPGQRFVLCKGGNGGFGNAYFKTATNQAPRHANPGLPGEERWVWLRLKLIADAGLVGLPNAGKSTFLATVTAAKPKIADYPFTTLHPGLGVVRVDGREMVLADIPGLIEGAHEGHGLGDRFLGHIERCRVLLHLVEGTSEHAGKAYKTVREELEAYGEGLAEKPEIVALSKVDALTPEMLKEQVARLKRAARRMPIILSSASGEGVDQALRALFAVVEEARRDEERENAPAQESGWRP, encoded by the coding sequence ATGAAATTCCTCGACCAGGCCAAGATCTATGTGAAGGCGGGCGACGGCGGCGCGGGCTGCGTCTCCTTCCGCCGTGAAAAATTCATCGAGTTCGGCGGGCCCAATGGCGGCGACGGCGGGCGCGGCGGCGACATCGTCGTCGAATGCGTGCAGGGGCTGAACACGCTGATCGATTTCCGCTTCCGGCAGCATTTCAAGGCGAAGACCGGCGAGCACGGCATGGGCAAGGACCGCCACGGCGCGAACTCGCCGCCGGTGGTGCTGAAGGTGCCGCCGGGCACCGAGATCCTCGACGAGGACGGCGAGACCAAGATCGCCGACCTGACCGAGCCCGGCCAGCGCTTCGTCCTGTGCAAGGGCGGCAATGGCGGCTTCGGCAACGCCTATTTCAAGACCGCGACCAACCAGGCGCCGCGCCATGCCAATCCGGGCCTGCCGGGCGAGGAGCGCTGGGTCTGGCTCCGGCTGAAGCTGATTGCGGACGCCGGGCTGGTCGGCCTGCCCAATGCCGGCAAGTCGACCTTCCTCGCCACCGTCACGGCGGCAAAGCCCAAGATCGCGGACTATCCGTTCACCACGCTGCATCCCGGCCTCGGCGTCGTGCGCGTCGACGGGCGCGAGATGGTGCTGGCCGATATCCCCGGCCTGATCGAGGGCGCGCATGAGGGCCACGGCCTCGGCGACCGCTTCCTCGGCCATATCGAGCGCTGCCGCGTGCTGCTGCATCTGGTCGAGGGCACGAGCGAGCATGCCGGCAAGGCCTACAAGACCGTGCGCGAGGAGCTCGAAGCCTATGGCGAGGGTCTGGCCGAGAAGCCGGAGATCGTCGCTTTGTCGAAGGTCGATGCGCTGACGCCCGAGATGCTGAAGGAGCAGGTCGCGCGGCTGAAGCGGGCGGCCAGGCGCATGCCGATCATCCTCTCGTCGGCCTCCGGCGAGGGCGTCGATCAGGCGCTGAGGGCGCTCTTCGCCGTGGTCGAGGAGGCCCGCCGCGATGAGGAGCGCGAGAATGCCCCGGCGCAGGAGAGCGGCTGGCGGCCGTGA
- a CDS encoding ABC transporter ATP-binding protein: protein MKIGRVTDDTLALFARVWREQIRSYLPQMLMILGLVVVIAATTSFYPLLIKAAFDAFADPLTAESTGFVRRMERLVSKSIGYEIGVINAVATVVVIVTAIKGFSLLAQTVMTNNVVSRIEADMQTQLYGHLIDADLAQLQRENPASLTQRFTTDFTFVKEALTRIVNIAIRDVVTAIALVGALIWIDWQMTLVVLLIAPVIAHPIGRIGRKLRRMANSQQEQTGLMANLVTESLQGARVAKTDLLEPYLKERAADAFETIRALKMKAANARGRLDPLLEVGGGIAVAGVLAAIGVRITSGNSTVGDFTGYVSALLLAAQPMRSLGNLNAIIQEAGASLKRYYALIDEKPRVLDRPGAKPLAVTAGEVAFRHLRFRYREDQRALEGIDLVAEGGRTMALVGRSGSGKSTLLALVPRLYDPSEGRVEIDGQDLRDVTLTSLRRQIGVVSQDVVLFDDSVRANIAFGRPGASQEEIVAAAKAAAAHGFITAMPGGYDAPVGERGHKLSGGERQRIAIARAILKNAPILLLDEATSALDTESERLVQQALGRLMRGRTTIVIAHRLSTVREADLIVVMDEGKVVETGSHDALLARDGAYARLHRMQFLES from the coding sequence ATGAAGATCGGCCGCGTCACCGACGACACCCTCGCGCTCTTCGCCCGTGTCTGGCGCGAGCAGATCCGGTCCTATCTGCCGCAGATGCTGATGATCCTCGGCCTCGTCGTGGTGATCGCGGCGACGACGAGCTTCTATCCGCTCTTGATCAAGGCGGCGTTCGACGCCTTCGCCGATCCGCTGACGGCCGAATCGACCGGCTTCGTCCGGCGCATGGAGCGGCTGGTCTCGAAATCGATCGGCTACGAGATCGGCGTGATCAACGCGGTCGCGACCGTCGTGGTGATCGTCACCGCGATCAAGGGCTTCTCGCTGCTCGCCCAGACGGTGATGACCAACAACGTCGTCAGCCGCATCGAGGCGGACATGCAGACGCAGCTCTACGGCCATCTGATCGATGCCGACCTCGCGCAGTTGCAACGCGAGAATCCAGCCTCCCTCACGCAGCGCTTCACCACCGACTTCACCTTCGTCAAGGAAGCGCTGACGCGCATCGTCAACATCGCCATCCGCGACGTGGTGACGGCGATCGCGCTGGTCGGCGCGCTGATCTGGATCGACTGGCAGATGACGCTGGTGGTGCTGCTGATCGCGCCGGTGATCGCCCATCCGATCGGCCGCATCGGGCGCAAGCTGCGTCGCATGGCCAATTCCCAGCAGGAGCAGACCGGGCTGATGGCCAATCTCGTCACCGAGAGCCTGCAAGGCGCGCGCGTCGCCAAGACCGACCTGCTCGAACCTTATCTGAAGGAGCGGGCGGCGGACGCCTTCGAGACGATCCGGGCGCTGAAGATGAAGGCGGCGAACGCGCGCGGGCGGCTCGATCCGCTGCTCGAGGTCGGCGGCGGCATCGCGGTCGCGGGCGTGCTCGCGGCGATCGGCGTGCGCATCACCTCCGGCAATTCGACGGTCGGCGATTTCACCGGCTATGTCTCGGCGCTCTTGCTCGCGGCCCAGCCGATGCGCTCGCTCGGCAATCTCAACGCCATCATCCAGGAGGCCGGGGCCTCGCTGAAGCGCTATTACGCGCTGATCGACGAGAAGCCGCGGGTGCTCGACCGGCCGGGCGCGAAGCCGCTTGCCGTCACGGCCGGCGAGGTCGCCTTCCGCCATCTGCGCTTCCGCTATCGCGAGGACCAGCGCGCGCTGGAAGGCATCGACCTCGTCGCCGAGGGCGGGCGGACCATGGCGCTGGTCGGCCGTTCCGGCTCGGGCAAGTCGACGCTGCTCGCGCTGGTGCCGCGCCTCTACGATCCGAGCGAAGGCCGCGTCGAGATCGACGGGCAGGACCTGCGCGACGTCACGCTGACGAGCCTGCGCCGCCAGATCGGCGTCGTCAGCCAGGATGTCGTGCTGTTCGACGACAGCGTGCGGGCCAACATCGCCTTCGGGCGGCCGGGCGCCTCGCAGGAGGAGATCGTCGCGGCGGCGAAGGCGGCCGCCGCGCACGGCTTCATCACGGCGATGCCCGGCGGCTACGATGCGCCCGTCGGCGAGCGCGGCCACAAGCTCTCGGGCGGCGAGCGCCAGCGCATCGCGATCGCCCGCGCGATCCTCAAGAACGCGCCGATCCTGCTGCTCGACGAGGCGACGAGCGCGCTCGACACAGAATCGGAGCGGCTGGTCCAGCAGGCGCTGGGGCGGCTGATGCGGGGGCGCACCACCATCGTCATCGCGCACCGGCTCTCGACCGTCCGCGAGGCCGATCTGATCGTGGTCATGGACGAGGGCAAGGTCGTCGAGACCGGCAGCCACGACGCGCTGCTCGCGCGCGACGGCGCCTATGCCCGGCTGCACCGGATGCAGTTCCTGGAAAGCTGA
- a CDS encoding ABC transporter ATP-binding protein: MARLTIERAQKRFASYLALDDVSIDVEHGEFLAVLGPSGCGKTTLLRQIAGFDKLDGGTIHIGERLVSSPDHHIPPEHRKLGIVFQSYALWPHMSVAENVAYGLTVAGVREPERGKRVAAALDLVGLTGFAERRPALLSGGQRQRVALARCLVTEPSLVLLDEPLANLDVHLRASMEEEFSRFHERTGTTMVYITHDQAEAMALADRIAVMERGRLIQLATPSTLYREPVDITVAGFIGDGMVLPAAILSAPEAGRCKVSVLGVEAVVRCRPDQPVTDKASLCLRARDIGIARPGEGGLAATVERLSYQGGFFRMEARPSADRDVVLHLDAPEPAPARPGDAIHIAITDGWIIPQSRPLDKAA, from the coding sequence ATGGCGCGACTGACGATCGAGCGGGCGCAGAAGCGCTTCGCCAGCTATCTCGCCCTCGACGACGTCTCGATCGATGTCGAGCATGGCGAGTTCCTGGCCGTGCTCGGCCCCTCCGGCTGCGGCAAGACGACGCTGCTGCGCCAGATCGCCGGCTTCGACAAGCTCGACGGCGGCACGATCCATATCGGCGAGCGGCTGGTCTCCTCGCCCGACCATCACATCCCGCCGGAGCACCGCAAGCTCGGCATCGTCTTCCAGTCCTATGCGCTGTGGCCGCATATGAGCGTGGCGGAGAACGTCGCCTACGGCCTCACCGTCGCCGGCGTCCGCGAGCCCGAGCGGGGCAAGCGCGTCGCCGCCGCGCTCGACCTCGTCGGGCTGACCGGCTTCGCGGAGCGGCGCCCGGCCCTGCTCTCGGGCGGCCAGCGCCAGCGCGTCGCGCTCGCCCGCTGCCTCGTCACCGAGCCCTCTCTGGTGCTGCTCGACGAGCCGCTCGCCAATCTCGACGTGCATTTGCGCGCCTCGATGGAGGAGGAGTTCTCCCGCTTCCACGAGCGCACCGGCACCACCATGGTCTACATCACCCACGACCAGGCCGAGGCGATGGCGCTGGCCGACCGGATCGCGGTGATGGAGCGCGGCCGGCTCATCCAGCTCGCCACGCCCTCGACGCTCTACCGCGAGCCGGTCGACATCACCGTCGCCGGCTTCATCGGCGACGGCATGGTGCTGCCGGCCGCGATCCTGTCGGCGCCTGAGGCCGGGCGCTGCAAGGTCTCGGTGCTCGGCGTCGAGGCCGTGGTGCGCTGTCGGCCCGACCAGCCGGTGACCGACAAGGCGAGCCTGTGCCTGCGCGCCCGCGACATCGGCATCGCCCGGCCGGGCGAGGGCGGCCTTGCCGCAACCGTCGAGCGCCTGTCCTATCAGGGCGGCTTCTTCCGCATGGAGGCACGCCCCAGCGCCGACCGGGACGTCGTGCTGCATCTCGACGCGCCCGAGCCCGCGCCGGCCCGGCCGGGCGACGCCATCCACATCGCCATCACCGACGGCTGGATCATCCCGCAGAGCCGCCCCCTGGACAAGGCTGCGTGA
- a CDS encoding MBL fold metallo-hydrolase: MKLTIHGGIGEKGRTCVGAAQGATRLLLDVGIDTGVARGPGYYPALTRAELSLIDAIIVTHAHEDHVAALGWCLANGFAGRILMTAQTAAETDAVLAAYATPEERALARQAAVEIIAAGADFSIGPIAIRTGRTGHVVGGIWCHLSAGGRRLGYCGDVVPESPVFAMDPLPPCDLILLDASYGADRIPTAERGAAIRRWLAAHPEGAVLPTPLSGRSIELLGLIETPIAIHPAMREALERQVAATAWLKPGLAATLSARLAGALIWEERQALPPAALIVDDGMGMAGPSRPALAQAQASRHPVLLTGGIPKGSPADCMLAAGEAQWLRFPTHPTLPENVAIAAASGAGHVLAHSCDAATALTLAADIPGLVTGLAPGDTIEV; encoded by the coding sequence ATGAAGCTCACGATCCATGGCGGGATCGGCGAGAAGGGCCGGACCTGCGTCGGCGCCGCGCAGGGCGCAACCCGGCTTCTGCTCGATGTCGGCATCGACACCGGTGTCGCGCGCGGCCCGGGATATTATCCGGCGCTGACCCGCGCCGAGCTTTCGCTGATCGATGCGATCATCGTCACCCACGCCCATGAGGACCATGTCGCGGCGCTGGGCTGGTGCCTCGCGAACGGCTTTGCCGGCCGCATCCTGATGACGGCGCAAACCGCCGCCGAGACGGACGCCGTGCTTGCCGCCTATGCGACGCCGGAGGAACGCGCGCTCGCCCGACAGGCCGCCGTGGAGATCATCGCGGCCGGCGCGGATTTCTCGATCGGCCCGATCGCCATCCGCACCGGCCGCACCGGCCATGTCGTCGGCGGCATCTGGTGCCATCTCAGCGCCGGCGGGCGCCGCCTCGGCTATTGCGGCGACGTGGTGCCGGAAAGCCCGGTCTTCGCCATGGACCCGCTGCCGCCCTGCGACCTCATCCTCCTCGATGCCTCATACGGCGCGGACCGCATCCCAACCGCCGAGCGCGGCGCCGCCATCCGGCGCTGGCTTGCCGCCCACCCTGAGGGCGCCGTGCTGCCGACGCCCTTGTCCGGCCGTTCCATCGAGCTGCTCGGGCTGATCGAGACACCGATCGCGATCCACCCCGCGATGCGCGAGGCGCTCGAGCGGCAGGTCGCCGCGACCGCCTGGCTGAAGCCGGGCCTCGCCGCCACCCTGTCGGCGCGCCTTGCCGGAGCGCTGATCTGGGAGGAGAGACAGGCCTTGCCGCCCGCCGCCCTCATCGTCGACGACGGCATGGGGATGGCAGGCCCCTCCCGACCCGCCCTCGCGCAGGCGCAAGCGAGCCGGCATCCGGTCCTGCTGACCGGCGGCATCCCCAAGGGCAGCCCGGCCGATTGCATGCTGGCCGCCGGCGAAGCGCAATGGCTGCGCTTTCCGACCCATCCGACGCTGCCGGAAAACGTCGCGATCGCGGCGGCGAGCGGCGCAGGCCACGTCCTCGCCCATTCCTGCGATGCCGCAACCGCGCTGACGCTCGCCGCCGACATTCCCGGGCTCGTCACCGGCTTGGCGCCCGGCGACACCATCGAGGTCTAG
- a CDS encoding iron ABC transporter permease — MSRADAATLRTRVEETGLLWGLVGLVALLSVLPIGRLIVEGLAPGGQLSATALGKVMASPTTWTATANSLVTAICATVLATLIGGTVALLATLTDIRARNAFTFCFVLPLMIAPQVTALAWLQLFGPSSTLLKLIGMAPPLGSRNPLYSREGIILLLGLQYAPLVFLTLRAGLRALPKELIEAGLAVGASPLTVLRTVVLPLMTPPLVAGIALCFVSSLGNFGIPAFLGIPGNFLVLPTLIYQRLAGLGPGLLSEVAILSLLIGLIAMVGILLQDLMLRRRDFRITTTSSAARPFELGRWRRPVEIGLWSFAILVLAMPFFGLVSTSLIPAFGVPLNARTATLANYAYVLMEHAASKRAFVNSFLMSAGAATAIVLICVPLGYFIVWKKSRALRLLNLAAELPYAMPGVVLAIAAILLFLKPLPLIGVSLYNTIWIILFAYLARFLVLGLRPVVSGYLQVDRTLEEAAQIAGAGLPRRLVTVIFPLVAPAAVAGALLIFLTAFNELTVSALLWSSGAETLGVVVFSFEQGGDSTYASALATITVLVTVCLMASTTLFAQRLPQGVLPWRD, encoded by the coding sequence ATGTCCCGCGCCGATGCCGCGACGCTGCGCACGCGCGTCGAGGAGACGGGCCTCCTGTGGGGGCTCGTCGGCCTCGTCGCGCTTCTGTCGGTGCTGCCGATCGGGCGCCTGATCGTCGAGGGCCTCGCCCCCGGCGGCCAGCTCTCGGCGACGGCGCTCGGCAAGGTGATGGCGAGCCCGACGACCTGGACGGCGACCGCCAACAGCCTGGTCACGGCGATCTGCGCCACCGTGCTCGCCACGCTGATCGGCGGGACGGTGGCGCTGCTCGCGACGCTGACCGACATCCGCGCCCGCAACGCCTTCACCTTCTGCTTCGTCCTGCCGCTGATGATCGCCCCGCAGGTCACGGCGCTGGCCTGGCTCCAGCTCTTCGGCCCGTCGAGCACGCTGCTCAAGCTGATCGGCATGGCGCCGCCGCTCGGCAGCCGCAACCCGCTCTATTCGCGCGAGGGCATCATCCTGCTGCTCGGGCTGCAATATGCGCCGCTGGTCTTCCTGACGCTGCGCGCCGGCTTGCGCGCCCTGCCCAAGGAGCTGATCGAGGCGGGGCTTGCCGTGGGCGCGAGCCCGCTCACCGTGCTGCGCACCGTCGTCCTGCCGCTGATGACGCCGCCGCTCGTCGCCGGCATCGCGCTGTGCTTCGTCTCCAGCCTCGGCAATTTCGGCATTCCCGCCTTTCTCGGCATCCCCGGCAACTTCCTCGTCCTGCCGACGCTGATCTACCAGCGGCTGGCGGGCCTGGGGCCCGGCCTTCTCTCCGAGGTCGCGATCCTCTCGCTGCTGATCGGCCTGATCGCGATGGTCGGCATCCTGCTGCAGGACCTGATGCTGCGCCGCCGCGACTTCCGCATCACCACGACCTCGAGCGCGGCGCGCCCCTTCGAGCTCGGCCGCTGGCGCCGCCCGGTCGAGATCGGGCTGTGGAGCTTCGCCATCCTCGTGCTCGCCATGCCCTTCTTCGGCCTCGTCTCGACCTCGCTGATCCCGGCCTTCGGCGTGCCGCTCAACGCCAGGACCGCGACGCTCGCCAACTATGCCTATGTGCTGATGGAGCACGCCGCCTCGAAGCGCGCCTTCGTCAACTCCTTCCTGATGTCGGCGGGCGCGGCGACCGCGATCGTGCTGATCTGCGTGCCGCTCGGCTATTTCATCGTCTGGAAGAAGTCGCGGGCGCTGCGCCTGCTCAACCTCGCCGCCGAACTGCCCTACGCCATGCCCGGCGTCGTGCTCGCCATCGCCGCGATCCTGCTCTTCCTCAAGCCGCTGCCGCTGATCGGCGTCTCGCTCTACAACACGATCTGGATCATCCTCTTCGCCTATCTCGCCCGCTTCCTCGTGCTGGGCCTGCGCCCCGTCGTCAGCGGCTATCTCCAGGTCGACCGCACGCTGGAGGAGGCGGCGCAGATCGCCGGCGCCGGCCTGCCGCGGCGGCTCGTCACCGTGATCTTCCCGCTGGTCGCGCCGGCGGCGGTGGCGGGCGCGCTCCTGATCTTCCTCACCGCCTTCAACGAGCTCACCGTCTCGGCCCTGCTCTGGTCGTCCGGCGCGGAGACGCTCGGCGTCGTCGTCTTCTCCTTCGAGCAGGGCGGCGATTCGACCTATGCCTCGGCGCTGGCCACGATCACCGTCCTCGTCACCGTCTGCCTGATGGCCTCCACCACCCTCTTCGCCCAGAGATTGCCCCAGGGGGTCCTGCCATGGCGCGACTGA
- a CDS encoding DSD1 family PLP-dependent enzyme — MPLSPPAQPGQSFAEIDTPALVLDLDAFERNLVAMAAFAQAHGIRLRPHAKSHKSPEIALRQIAHGAVGQCCQKVSEAEVLVAGGISDVLVTNEIVGAVKLDRLARLARSARIGLCVDHPDGVREAAEAAARNEVTLDVYVEIDVGGRRCGAAPGEAAIRLAEAVARSNGLHFAGIHAYHGSAQHMRSIDERREAIERAGLAARNTRDRLEQAGLTCEIVTGGGTGTYELETQSGIWNEIQPGSYIFMDADYARNRQADGTPFRSFEPALFVLAGVISKPVPDRAVVDAGHKAAAVDSGMPVPFRREGVIYTKPSDEHGVLTGDPIAMPHRGDRLLLVPGHCDPTVNLHDWYVCVRGLHGPDAHVEALWPVAARGALT; from the coding sequence ATGCCGCTATCCCCGCCGGCCCAGCCCGGCCAGAGCTTCGCCGAGATCGACACACCCGCCCTCGTGCTCGATCTCGACGCGTTCGAACGCAATCTGGTCGCCATGGCCGCCTTCGCCCAGGCCCATGGCATCCGGCTCCGCCCCCATGCCAAGTCGCACAAGAGCCCGGAGATCGCGCTGCGCCAGATCGCCCATGGCGCGGTCGGGCAGTGCTGCCAGAAGGTCTCCGAGGCCGAGGTGCTGGTCGCGGGCGGCATCAGCGACGTGCTGGTCACCAACGAGATCGTCGGCGCGGTGAAGCTCGACCGGCTGGCGCGGCTCGCCCGCAGCGCGCGGATCGGCCTGTGTGTCGACCATCCCGACGGCGTGCGCGAGGCGGCCGAGGCCGCCGCCCGCAACGAGGTGACGCTCGACGTCTATGTCGAGATCGACGTCGGCGGCCGGCGCTGCGGCGCCGCGCCCGGCGAGGCAGCGATCCGGCTGGCGGAGGCGGTCGCGCGGTCCAACGGCCTTCACTTTGCCGGCATCCACGCCTATCACGGCTCGGCCCAGCACATGCGCTCCATCGACGAGCGGCGCGAGGCGATCGAACGCGCGGGGCTTGCCGCGCGCAACACGCGCGACCGGCTCGAGCAGGCCGGGCTTACCTGCGAGATCGTCACCGGCGGCGGCACCGGCACCTATGAGCTCGAGACCCAATCCGGCATCTGGAATGAGATCCAGCCCGGCTCCTACATCTTCATGGACGCCGACTATGCCCGCAACCGCCAGGCCGACGGCACGCCCTTCCGCAGCTTCGAGCCCGCGCTTTTCGTCCTCGCCGGGGTGATCAGCAAGCCGGTGCCGGACCGCGCCGTCGTCGATGCCGGCCACAAGGCCGCGGCGGTGGATTCCGGCATGCCCGTGCCCTTCCGCCGCGAAGGCGTGATCTACACGAAACCCTCCGACGAGCACGGCGTCCTCACCGGCGATCCGATCGCCATGCCGCATCGCGGCGACCGGCTCCTGCTGGTGCCGGGCCATTGCGACCCGACGGTCAACCTGCACGACTGGTATGTTTGCGTCCGCGGCCTGCACGGGCCGGATGCCCATGTCGAGGCGCTCTGGCCGGTGGCGGCGCGCGGCGCCCTGACCTGA
- a CDS encoding 5'/3'-nucleotidase SurE produces the protein MRILIANDDGIDAPGIALLRRAAARVASDIWVVAPTRKWTAASHHLSFDRDLTLTRREPQVYALDGTPADCVVAAMTVLFRDGDQPDLVLAGVNDGRNAAEDAAYSGTLSIAREASFWKLPAIGFSRAKGGTAEEGDVAALTALIEALWRMRAEWVREGTFLSVNLPKALPAEAGLAGIGRDKIAGAADIVSEAKERIVWRIRRGRPRSSRPGDENSLIDSGRIAIVRHCWSDGAALDERFASALNAGLKQPEG, from the coding sequence ATGCGCATCCTCATCGCCAATGACGACGGCATCGACGCTCCCGGCATCGCCCTGCTGCGCCGCGCCGCCGCCCGCGTCGCCTCCGACATCTGGGTCGTCGCGCCCACGCGGAAATGGACGGCCGCGAGCCATCACCTCTCCTTCGACCGCGATCTCACGCTGACCCGCCGCGAGCCGCAGGTCTACGCGCTCGACGGCACGCCGGCCGATTGCGTCGTCGCCGCCATGACGGTGCTGTTCCGCGACGGCGACCAACCCGACCTCGTGCTCGCCGGCGTCAACGACGGGCGCAACGCCGCCGAGGACGCCGCCTATTCCGGCACGCTCTCGATCGCCCGCGAGGCGAGCTTCTGGAAGCTGCCGGCCATCGGCTTCTCGCGAGCCAAGGGCGGAACTGCGGAGGAAGGCGACGTCGCGGCGCTCACGGCCCTGATCGAGGCCCTCTGGCGGATGCGTGCGGAGTGGGTCCGCGAGGGCACGTTTCTCAGCGTCAACCTGCCGAAGGCGCTGCCGGCCGAGGCGGGGCTTGCCGGCATCGGCCGCGACAAGATCGCCGGCGCCGCCGATATCGTCAGCGAGGCGAAGGAGCGGATCGTCTGGCGCATCCGGCGCGGGCGCCCGCGCAGCAGCCGGCCGGGCGACGAGAACAGCCTGATCGATTCAGGCCGCATCGCCATCGTCCGCCATTGCTGGAGCGACGGCGCCGCGCTCGATGAGAGGTTCGCCTCGGCGTTGAACGCAGGGCTGAAGCAGCCGGAGGGCTGA
- a CDS encoding ABC transporter substrate-binding protein, with amino-acid sequence MSQTRRSLIAAAVGGALAVSAPAFAQAPSGKLVLYTSQPEKDAAQTTAAFKKAYPNVEIEIFRSGTTEVMGKLAAEISAGQPGADVLLIADAASMEILKGQNQLLAYPGAKTDGLQEGSFDKDKTYFGSKLITTGIAFNTAAKEKPASWNDLTNPALKGQISMPSPLYSGAAAIMLSTMTARPDLGWKLFEGLKANEAVAVRGNGAVLKSVATGEKAYGVLVDFMAFNAKKQGSPVEFVFPKEGAPAVTEPVAIVKTTKNEAAAKAFVDFILSDDGQKLALSMGYIPAKPSIGSPAWLPEGTKINVMPSDIAAVVKATEADKARFATMFGN; translated from the coding sequence ATGTCGCAGACCAGACGTTCCCTGATCGCCGCCGCCGTCGGCGGCGCGCTCGCGGTTTCCGCGCCCGCCTTCGCCCAGGCCCCGTCGGGCAAGCTCGTGCTCTACACCTCGCAGCCGGAGAAGGACGCAGCCCAGACCACCGCCGCCTTCAAGAAGGCCTATCCCAATGTCGAGATCGAGATCTTCCGCTCCGGCACGACCGAGGTGATGGGCAAGCTCGCCGCCGAGATCTCGGCCGGCCAGCCCGGCGCCGACGTGCTGCTGATCGCGGACGCCGCGAGCATGGAGATCCTGAAGGGGCAAAACCAGCTCCTCGCCTATCCCGGCGCCAAGACCGACGGGCTGCAGGAAGGCTCCTTCGACAAGGACAAGACCTATTTCGGCTCCAAGCTGATCACCACAGGCATCGCCTTCAACACCGCCGCCAAGGAGAAGCCGGCCTCCTGGAACGATCTCACCAACCCGGCGCTCAAGGGCCAGATCTCGATGCCGAGCCCGCTCTATTCGGGCGCGGCCGCGATCATGCTCTCGACCATGACGGCGCGCCCCGATCTCGGCTGGAAGCTGTTCGAGGGGCTGAAGGCGAACGAGGCCGTCGCGGTGCGCGGCAACGGCGCCGTGCTGAAATCCGTCGCCACCGGCGAGAAGGCCTATGGCGTGCTGGTCGACTTCATGGCCTTCAACGCCAAGAAGCAGGGCTCGCCGGTCGAGTTCGTCTTCCCGAAGGAGGGCGCGCCGGCCGTGACCGAGCCCGTCGCCATCGTCAAGACGACCAAGAACGAGGCCGCCGCCAAGGCGTTCGTCGACTTCATCCTCTCCGACGACGGCCAGAAGCTCGCGCTGTCGATGGGCTACATCCCGGCCAAGCCCAGCATCGGCTCGCCCGCCTGGCTGCCGGAAGGCACCAAGATCAACGTCATGCCTTCCGACATCGCGGCCGTGGTCAAGGCGACGGAGGCCGACAAGGCCCGCTTCGCCACCATGTTCGGCAACTGA